In Strigops habroptila isolate Jane chromosome 14, bStrHab1.2.pri, whole genome shotgun sequence, one genomic interval encodes:
- the FAM20A gene encoding pseudokinase FAM20A yields the protein MSLPWPGAPQPAARCALHTELDGSQPQHIPAAEPLPANCREEFPQLVYLGIKKIKAEAEPCARKQRRTAASPAQAAGGVHTPHPHTLTLTQPPDPRSFGTRCLRAPAKGFTRGGLSAFGRGGWKTRRTESRRGEAGAAPCAPDAAEGRAAKSGAARSVSVQPRPDPDPDADRFPGAPRSLPAVPSPRSPASGPERPARSPPRGARTPRLRRSSSPVRPAPGGGGGVVVSRTRRCPCPRLPAPAMPGPRRDRPAVLLLLGALLAADLYFHLWPRARRELSAGAPGCPCRRRHPAPAAPQPPPRARAASALRRLFAHPLYRAAAAPPGPAEPLLGAREALRYYRRKAARWNRRHKLYREELNLTSPSALLQLRPDASWLQFHLGISQDGLYPRSSPTVTRLLRDMQEFTTISADYSQDEKALLGACDCSQIVKPSGVHLKLVLRFQDFGKAMFKPMRQKREEETPEDFFYFVDFQRHNAEIAAFHLDRILDFRRVPPTVGRLINVTKEILEVTKNEILQSVFFVSPASNVCFFAKCPYMCKTEYAVCGNPHLLEGSLSAFLPSLNLAPRLSIPNPWIRSYSFDGKEEWEVNPLYCNTVREIYPYSNGNRLLNIVDMAIFDFLIGNMDRHHYEMFTKFGDDGFLLHLDNARGFGRHSHDETSILAPLSQCCIIKRTTLLRLQLLAEPEYRLSDVMRESLLQDRLAPVLTEPHLLALDRRLQLILKAVRKCIDTYGEAKVVANDTAQPEAPASDRVKLTT from the exons ATGTCCCTCCCTTGGCCTGGTGctcctcaacctgctgctcgCTGTGCTCTTCACACTGAGCTGGATGGGTCCCAGCCCCAACACATCCCCGCTGCCGAGCCTCTCCCAGCAAACTGCAGGGAGGAGTTTCCTCAACTCGTTTATTTaggaattaagaaaataaaagcagaggcTGAACCGTGTGCCAGGAAGCAGCGGAGAACGGCTGCAAGCCCTGCCCAGGCAGCCGGAGGTGTTCACACACCCCATCCCCATACACTGACCCTAACACAGCCCCCAGACCCCCGCAGCTTCGGCACTCGCTGCCTGAGAGCCCCGGCTAAAGGCTTTACCCGGGGAGGACTCTCCGCTTTTGGGAGAGGGGGCTGGAAAACCCGAAGGACCGAGAGCAGGCGGGGGGAGGCCGGGGCGGCTCCGTGTGCTCCGGACGCTGCGGAGGGGCGGGCGGCAAAGTCCGGGGCTGCTCGGTCGGTCTCGGTGCAACCTCGCCCGGACCCGGACCCGGACGCGGATCGCTTCCCTGGAGCCCCGCGCTCCCTCCCCGCCGTCCCCAGTCCCCGCTCCCCCGCCTCGGGCCCCGAGCGCCCTGCCCGGTCCCCGCCCCGAGGTGCCCGCACCCCCCGGCTCCGCCGCTCGAGCTCCCCCGTGCGCCCTGCcccgggaggcggcggcggcgtcGTCGTCTCCCGCACCCGGCGCTGTCCGTGCCCGCGGCTCCCCGCACCGGCCATGCCGGGACCGCGCCGGGACCGCCCGgcggtgctgctgcttctcGGGGCGCTGCTGGCGGCCGATCTCTACTTCCACCTCTGGCCGCGGGCGCGGCGGGAGCTGTCTGCGGGAGCCCCGGGCTGCCcgtgccgccgccgccaccccgcgcccgccgccccgcagccgccgccccgcgcccgcgcCGCCTCCGCGCTGCGCCGCCTCTTCGCACACCCGCTGTaccgcgccgccgccgccccgccgggccccgcaGAGCCGCTGCTGGGCGCCCGCGAAGCCCTGCGCTACTACCGCCGGAAGGCGGCTCGCTGGAACAG GAGACACAAGCTCTACAGGGAAGAGCTCAACCTAACCTCTCCATcggccctgctgcagctgcggCCGGACGCCAGCTGGCTCCAGTTCCACCTGGGAATCAGCCAGGATGGGCTCTACCCACGCTCCAGCCCCACCGTcaccaggctgctcagggacaTGCAAGAGTTCACCACTATCAGTGCTG ACTACAGCCAGGATGAGAAAGCGCTGCTGGGAGCCTGTGACTGCAGCCAAA TCGTGAAGCCCAGCGGCGTGCACTTGAAGCTGGTGCTCAGGTTCCAGGATTTTGGGAAGGCCATGTTCAAGCCCATGAG GCAGAAACGTGAGGAAGAGACTCCCGAGGACTTCTTCTACTTCGTTGACTTCCAGCGGCACAACGCGGAGATCGCCGCCTTCCACCTGGACAG GATCCTGGATTTCCGGAGGGTACCACCCACAGTTGGGAGGCTGATCAATGTCACCAAGGAGATCCTGGAGGTCACCAAGAACGAGATCCTGCAGAGCGTCTTCTTTGTCTCACCAG ccagcaatgtgtgcttCTTTGCCAAGTGCCCGTATATGTGCAAGACGGAGTATGCAGTGTGTGGGAACCCCCACCTCCTGGAAGGGtccctctctgccttcctgccaTCCCTCAACCTGGCGCCACGACTCTCCATCCCAAACCCATGGATCCGGTCCTACTCGTTTGATGGAAAAGAGGA GTGGGAAGTGAATCCGCTCTACTGCAACACGGTGAGGGAGATCTACCCCTACAGCAACGGCAACCGGCTGCTTAACATCGTCGACATGGCCATATTTGACTTCCTAATAG GGAACATGGACCGCCACCACTATGAGATGTTCACCAAGTTTGGGGACGACGGCTTCCTCCTGCATCTGGACAACGCCAGAGG GTTCGGGCGGCATTCCCATGACGAAACCTCCATCCTGGCGCCGCTCTCCCAGTGTTGTAT AATCAAGAGGACGACGTTACTgcggctgcagctcctggccgAGCCCGAGTACCGGCTCAGTGATGTGATGCGGGAATCCCTGCTGCAGGACCGCCTGGCTCCCGTCCTCACCGAGCCCCATCTCTTGGCTTTGGACAGACGGTTACAGCTCATCCTGAAAGCTGTGAGGAAATGCATAGACACCTATGGGGAAGCCAAGGTGGTGGCCAATGACACCGCGCAGCCCGAGGCTCCTGCGTCTGACAGAGTGAAGCTGACCACTTAA
- the PRKAR1A gene encoding cAMP-dependent protein kinase type I-alpha regulatory subunit — translation MAASSSSSEEERSLRECELYVQKHNIQQLLKDCIVQLCTVRPERPMGFLREYFERLEKEETKQLLNQQKSGSRSDSREDEISPPPPMNPVVKGRRRRGAISAEVYTEEDAASYVRKVIPKDYKTMAALAKAIEKNVLFAHLDDNERSDIFDAMFPVTYIAGETVIQQGDEGDNFYVVDQGEMDVYVNSEWATSVGEGGSFGELALIYGTPRAATVKAKTNVKLWGIDRDSYRRILMGSTLRKRKMYEEFLSKVSILESLDKWERLTVADALEPVQFEDGQKIVVQGEPGDEFFIILEGTAAVLQRRSENEEFVEVGRLAPSDYFGEIALLMNRPRAATVVARGLLKCVKLDRPRFERVLGPCSDILKRNIQQYNSFVSLSV, via the exons ATGGCAGCTtctagcagcagcagtgaggaggagcGTAGTCTTCGGGAATGTGAACTTTACGTCCAAAAACACAACATCCAGCAACTCCTGAAGGATTGCATTGTACAGTTATGCACAGTGAGACCTGAAAGACCCATGGGATTCCTCAGGGAATACTTTGAAAGATTGGAGAAG gaggaaacaaaacagttgtTGAATCAACAGAAGTCTGGTTCTCGCTCAGACTCGCGGGAGGATGAaatctctcctcctcctcctatgAACCCTGTGGTTAAGGGTCGAAGGCGGCGTGGGGCCATCAGTGCAGAAGTCTATACAGAAGAGGATGCTGCATCTTATGTTAGAAAG GTTATTCCAAAAGATTATAAGACTATGGCTGCTTTGGCAAAAGCTATTGAGAAGAATGTGCTGTTTGCCCATCTTGATGATAATGAAAGAAG TGACATCTTTGATGCGATGTTCCCCGTCACCTACATTGCAGGAGAGACTGTCATACAGCAAG GTGATGAAGGTGATAACTTCTATGTGGTTGATCAAGGAGAAATGGAT GTTTATGTGAACAGCGAGTGGGCAACCAGCGTTGGTGAGGGTGGAAGCTTTGGAGAACTCGCCCTTATATATGGAACCCCCCGAGCTGCAACTGtcaaagcaaagacaaatgtGAAGTTGTGGGGCATTGATAGAGATAGCTACAGAAGGATCCTGATG gggAGTActttgagaaagagaaagatgtaTGAAGAATTCCTTAGTAAAGTATCTATATTGG AATCTCTGGACAAGTGGGAGCGTCTCACTGTAGCTGATGCATTGGAGCCGGTACAGTTTGAGGATGGGCAAAAGATTGTGGTCCAGGGAGAGCCAGGAGATGAGTTCTTCATTATCTTGGAG GGCACAGCTGCAGTGCTACAGCGTCGGTCAGAGAATGAAGAATTTGTTGAAGTGGGCAGGCTGGCACCTTCAGACTATTTTG GTGAAATAGCTCTGCTGATGAACCGTCCCCGTGCTGCCACCGTGGTTGCTCGTGGCCTCTTGAAATGTGTAAAGCTCGATCGACCCCGGTTTGAGCGTGTCCTGGGGCCCTGCTCGGATATTCTCAAGCGCAACATCCAGCAGTACAACAGTTTTGTATCACTGTCTGTCTGA